The Pseudomonas sp. MM223 genome segment CGCAGTTTCCTGAAGATCAGTTGTAGATATCGAAAGCAAAGTACTTGCTGGCGATCTTCTGGTACGTGCCGTTGGCCACGATCTGTTGAAGCGCGGTGTTCAGGCGCTGACGCAGGGCTTCGTCGTCCTTGCGCACGGCAATGGCGGCGTCGGCCTTGGTGTCGGCCACATCGCCGAGGATCTTGCAGCAATCCCCGCCGTTCTTGTTCATCCACTCGTGCAGCGGGAATTTATCGGCAATTACCCCGTCCAGGCGCCCGGCGGCCAGGTCGGCGTTGGCTTCGTCCATGGTCGGGTACAGCTTCACATCGGCCCCGGCCTTGCCATACACGTCTTCGGCATAGATAGCCTGGGTGGACGACGACTGGGCACCGACGGTGTAGCCGACAAAGTCGGTCTGGGCGCTGTCGATCTTGCTGTCCTTGGCAACCGCAACGGTCAGTGGGGTGCGGTAATAGTGATCGGTGAAGGCAATCTTCTTGCGCCGCTCTTCGGTATTGATCATCGACGCGACGACGGCGTCGTACTTGCGCGCCATCAGGGCGGGGATGATGCCTTCCCAGTCCTGGGCCACCAGCGTGCACTCGACTTTCATCTGTTCGCACAGGGCATGGGTGATGTCGATATCGAAGCCGTGCAGCTTGTTATCGGCGTCTACATAGTTGAAGGGCGGGTAGGCACCCTCGGTGGCGAAGCGCAGGGTTTCGGCGCTGGCGGCACCCGTCAGCAGCAGGGCACACGCACCCACCAAGGCCATGGTCTTGTTCATCTCGCACCTCATTGCACTCTTGCTATTGTTGTTTGCCCGTCGGCCACGAGGTGTAGCCGACGAATTCGTTATGTAGAGCGGCAGTCGCTTCCAAGCGTTTTTCAACATCAGGCCCGAGTTTCTTGCAGACCTCGTTGACCATCAGGTGCACCCACGACAGCATCGTCGAGGTGGATTCCCAGAACAGATTGAACTCGGTGGGGATGCGGAACACCTCGTCGGCGTTGGCATCGGCCCAGTCACAGAAGGTGTCGGTCACCAGGGTGACGGCAATGCCTGCTTCACGTGCCTTCTGGCACAGCAGCAGGGCGTGGCGGGAATAACGGCGCGCCTCGAACACCACCAGGGCGCTGTCTTCGGCGCGGCCCAGCAGTACCTCGCCGAAGTGCCCGGCGCTGATGTCCACCAGTTGCACGCCGTCGCGCAGGTACTGCAGCAGGTGGCTCATGCACATGGCGATGCCGCGCTCGGTCTGGAAACCGGCGATAAACACCCGCGGCTTGCTCGCCAGGCGTTGCGCTACGCTGTGCCAGGTCGGGCTCTGGCGATATTCGTGGACGCGCATCAAGGCGGCGATTTCCAGCCCAGGCTGCCGGCGTTGTCACTGGCGTCCTGGTTCTGGCGGTAATCCTGCAATCGGTCGCCCACCAGCCAAGGGCCATCGCCCAGGTCGTTCTGCAGGTCTTGCTTAAGTGCCTTGAGGTGGGCATAACCCAGTGAGCGGCAGAAACGCCCGACGCTGGATTCGCTCACGCCCAACTTGGCAGCGATGCTGGCCGAGGTCTGGAACGGCAGTTCGTGCAGGTTCGCAAGCATGTAGGTGGCGATCTTGCGACCCGAGGCAGCGGCCCCTTCGAGGCTGTTTTCCAAGCGTTGCTTGATCGGTTGGCTCATGCTGCGGCTCCAGGGGTAAGGCTTGGGAAGAAAATGAATGTTTTCTGTCATCAAGTCAACATTTGACAGATTGCTGTCACATGCCGGAAAGTTTTTGTCGTTGCAACGCTGTAGCCATTCCAATTCCAACAAGGAGCTTCAGATGTCCGCACCTTCCACCAGCACTGTCGTGCGCGTGCCGTTTACCGAGCTCCAGAGCCTGTTGCAGGCCATTTTCCAGCGCCATGGGTGCAGCGAGGCCGTAGCCCGGGTGCTGGCTCACAACTGCGCCAGCGCCCAGCGTGATGGCGCCCACAGCCATGGGGTGTTTCGCATGCCCGGTTATGTGTCGACCCTGGCCAGCGGTTGGGTCGATGGCCAGGCCACGCCAACGGTCAGCGACGTGGCTGCCGGCTATGTGCGTGTCGATGCGGCGGGCGGTTTTGCCCAGCCGGCACTGGCAGCGGCCCGTGAGCTTCTGGTGGCAAAGGCGCGCAACGCTGGCATTGCCGTGCTGGCGATCCACAACTCGCACCACTTTGCCGCGCTGTGGCCGGATGTAGAGCCGTTTGCCGAAGAGGGCCTGGTAGCCCTGAGCGTGGTCAACAGCATGACCTGCGTGGTGCCGCATGGTGCACGCAAGCCACTGTTTGGCACCAACCCTATCGCGTTTGCCGCACCTTGTGCCGAACATGACCCGATCGTCTTCGACATGGCCACCAGCGCCATGGCCCATGGCGACGTGCAGATTGCCGCGCGTGCCGGCCAGCAATTACCTGAAGGCATGGGCGTGGATGCCAATGGCGAACCGACCACCGAGCCCAAGGCAATTCTGGAAGGCGGCGCCTTGCTGCCGTTTGGCGGGCACAAGGGCTCGGCCCTGTCGATGATGGTCGAGCTGCTGGCGGCGGCGCTGACCGGGGGTAACTTCTCCTGGGAGTTCGACTGGTCGGGCCACCCGGGTGCGAAGACACCTTGGACCGGGCAGCTGATTATCGTCATCGACCCTGGCAAGGCCGAAGGTGAGCGGTTTGCCCAGCGTAGCCGTGAGCTGGTGGAGCAGATGCACGCGGTGGGGCTGACGCGCATGCCAGGCGAGCGGCGCTATCGGGAGCGCGAGGTGGCCGAGGAGGAGGGGGTGGCGGTGACCGAGCAGGAGTTGCAAGGCCTGAAAGACCTGCTTGGCTGACCCGGCCTATCGCCGGCAAGCCAGCTCCCACAAGTACTCCACAAACCTCAAGGCCTCTGGAGTACCTGTGGGAGCTGGCTTGCCGGCGATAGGGCCATCACTGAGACCCCGAATCTTCAGCCATGCAATGTTGCATAGACAACCTTGCACAATAGTGGATGTTCCTGAGCGCACACTCCGGGTATGCTCAGGTCTGCCTTTTCGAACTGTCCTGATCCAAGGAGCTGCACGCTGTGTTCAAACATGTCGATGCCTATGCCGGCGACCCGATCCTTTCGCTGATGGAAACCTTCAAGGCCGACCCGCGCGCCGACAAGGTCAACCTGAGTATCGGCCTGTATTACGATGAGGCCGGCGTGGTGCCACAACTGGCGGCTGTGGATGCGGTAGAAAAACGCATTGCCGGCCAGGACCACGAAGCATCCCTTTACCTGCCGATGGAAGGCCTGGCCAGCTACCGCCAGGCGATCCAGGCGCTGCTGTTCGGTGCCGATCACCCGGCCGTGACCGGCGGTCGCGTGGCCACCGTACAGACCGTGGGTGGCTCCGGCGCCCTGAAAGTCGGTGCCGACTTCCTCAAGCGCTATTTCCCGCAGTCCGAAGTCTGGGTCAGCAACCCGACCTGGGACAACCACCGCGCCATCTTCGAAGGCGCCGGCTTCAAGGTGCACACCTACCCGTACTTCGACCAGGCCACCCGTGGCGTGGACTTCGACGGCATGCTGGCCACCCTGCAGGCCCTGCCGGCAAACAGCGTGGTACTGCTGCACCCGTGCTGCCACAACCCCACCGGTGCCGACCTTACGCAAAACCAGTGGCAACAAGTGGTCGAAGTGGTCAAGGCACGCCAGCTGATCCCATTCCTCGACATCGCCTACCAAGGCTTCGCCGAAGGCCTGGTGGAAGACGCCTACGCCATCCGTGAAATGGCCAGCGCCGGCGTGCCGTGCCTGGTCAGCAACTCGTTCTCGAAAATCTTCTCGCTGTACGGCGAGCGGGTAGGGGGCCTGTCGGTGGTCTGCGACGATGACGCCACTGCCCAAAGCGTACTTGGCCAGCTTAAGGCGACTGTGCGCCGTAACTACTCCAGCCCGCCCAACTTTGGCGCCCAGCTGGTTGCTGGCGTGCTCAGCGATGCCGCCCTCAATGCCCAGTGGGCCGAGGAAGTCGAAGTGATGCGCAAGCGTATCCTCGACATGCGTCAGGCGCTGGTCGATGCCCTGGCCGTGCTGCTGCCAGGCCAGGACTTCCAGTTCTTCCTGCGTCAGCGTGGCATGTTCAGCTACACCGGCTTCAGCGTCGAGCAAGTGCGCCGCCTGCGTGACGAGTTTGGCGTGTACCTGATCGACAGCGGCCGCGTGTGCATGTCCGGCCTGCGCCCGGCCAACCTGCAACGGGTTGCCGAAGCGTTCGCTGCCGTTCAGAAGTAATACCGTCAAGGGGCCCTTGTGGCCCCTTGCATTTCCTGCCGGCACAACCTGCTTGTAAGTACAAGTGCAACCGCCCCTCGGAAAAGGGCTTCGCAAGTGCAACCTTTCCGTGCACAATCGCGCCCCTCTTTTCCGGTTGAGTTGGGCGAAGGCACTATTTCGCCATTCTCAGCCTGTTGCAGTCTTGCGAGTGGAGCTTCACCCGGAATGAATGAGCAGGCCCCAAGCGTTGAGCAACGCTTTGCAGAATCGACCCCCGTCGCCCTTGGTAACTGGGCGCGTCACGACACCACCTGGATGCTGGGCCTGTTCGGCACAGCCATTGGCGCCGGGACCCTGTTCCTGCCGATCAATGCCGGCCTTGGCGGCTTCTGGCCGCTGCTGATCCTGGCCATACTGGCCTTCCCGATGACGTATTTTGCCCACCGGGGCCTGACCCGCTTCGTGCTTTCCGGGCGCAACGGTGGCGACATCACCGAAGTGGTCAAGGAGCACTTCGGCAGCACCGCCGGTGCTTCGATCACCGTGCTCTACTTCTTCGCAATCTTCCCCATCCTGCTTATCTATAGCGTGGCGCTGACCAACACGGTGTCCAGCTTCATGGAGCACCAACTGCACATGGCGCCGCCGCCGCGGGCCATCCTGTCGTTTGTGCTGATTCTCGGCCTGCTGGCCATCGTGCGCTGCGGCGAGCAGGCCACGGTCAAGGTCATGAGCCTGCTGGTGTACCCGTTCATCGTCGCCTTGGCGCTGCTGGGCCTGTACCTGGTGCCGCACTGGACCGGTGGCATCCTCGACAGCGCCACCCAGGTGCCGCCTGCGTCGGCCTTCCTGCACACCCTGTGGCTGGCCATTCCGGTGATGGTGTTCTCGTTCAACCACTCGCCGATCATTTCGGCCTTCGCCGTCGACCAGAAGCGCCGCTACGGCGAGCATGCCGACGAGCGCAGCGGCCAGATCCTGCGCCGTGCCCACCTGTTGATGGTGGTGATGGTGCTGTTCTTCGTGTTCAGTTGCGTGCTCACCCTTAGCAGCGCCCAGCTGGC includes the following:
- the tyrB_2 gene encoding Aromatic-amino-acid aminotransferase (*Name tyrB_2), with product MFKHVDAYAGDPILSLMETFKADPRADKVNLSIGLYYDEAGVVPQLAAVDAVEKRIAGQDHEASLYLPMEGLASYRQAIQALLFGADHPAVTGGRVATVQTVGGSGALKVGADFLKRYFPQSEVWVSNPTWDNHRAIFEGAGFKVHTYPYFDQATRGVDFDGMLATLQALPANSVVLLHPCCHNPTGADLTQNQWQQVVEVVKARQLIPFLDIAYQGFAEGLVEDAYAIREMASAGVPCLVSNSFSKIFSLYGERVGGLSVVCDDDATAQSVLGQLKATVRRNYSSPPNFGAQLVAGVLSDAALNAQWAEEVEVMRKRILDMRQALVDALAVLLPGQDFQFFLRQRGMFSYTGFSVEQVRRLRDEFGVYLIDSGRVCMSGLRPANLQRVAEAFAAVQK
- the dpkA gene encoding Delta(1)-pyrroline-2-carboxylate/Delta(1)-piperideine-2-carboxylate reductase (*Name dpkA) translates to MSAPSTSTVVRVPFTELQSLLQAIFQRHGCSEAVARVLAHNCASAQRDGAHSHGVFRMPGYVSTLASGWVDGQATPTVSDVAAGYVRVDAAGGFAQPALAAARELLVAKARNAGIAVLAIHNSHHFAALWPDVEPFAEEGLVALSVVNSMTCVVPHGARKPLFGTNPIAFAAPCAEHDPIVFDMATSAMAHGDVQIAARAGQQLPEGMGVDANGEPTTEPKAILEGGALLPFGGHKGSALSMMVELLAAALTGGNFSWEFDWSGHPGAKTPWTGQLIIVIDPGKAEGERFAQRSRELVEQMHAVGLTRMPGERRYREREVAEEEGVAVTEQELQGLKDLLG
- the sdaC gene encoding Serine transporter (*Name sdaC), yielding MNEQAPSVEQRFAESTPVALGNWARHDTTWMLGLFGTAIGAGTLFLPINAGLGGFWPLLILAILAFPMTYFAHRGLTRFVLSGRNGGDITEVVKEHFGSTAGASITVLYFFAIFPILLIYSVALTNTVSSFMEHQLHMAPPPRAILSFVLILGLLAIVRCGEQATVKVMSLLVYPFIVALALLGLYLVPHWTGGILDSATQVPPASAFLHTLWLAIPVMVFSFNHSPIISAFAVDQKRRYGEHADERSGQILRRAHLLMVVMVLFFVFSCVLTLSSAQLAEAKAQNLSILSYLANHFSNPTIAFAAPLIAFVAIAKSFLGHYIGASEGLKGIIAKTGARPSAKALDRVVAALMLVVCWIVATLNPSILGMIESLGGPILAVLLFLMPMYAIRRVPSMRKYSGAASNVFVVVVGLVALTSVVYGLLG
- the artJ_2 gene encoding ABC transporter arginine-binding protein 1 (*Name artJ_2), whose translation is MNKTMALVGACALLLTGAASAETLRFATEGAYPPFNYVDADNKLHGFDIDITHALCEQMKVECTLVAQDWEGIIPALMARKYDAVVASMINTEERRKKIAFTDHYYRTPLTVAVAKDSKIDSAQTDFVGYTVGAQSSSTQAIYAEDVYGKAGADVKLYPTMDEANADLAAGRLDGVIADKFPLHEWMNKNGGDCCKILGDVADTKADAAIAVRKDDEALRQRLNTALQQIVANGTYQKIASKYFAFDIYN